In one Bacteroidota bacterium genomic region, the following are encoded:
- a CDS encoding ABC transporter ATP-binding protein encodes MKFFLRILGYAKPYKWTIVLHTLFMLVAVTFLAVSIAFLDTIIKLLFSDGSNIAVETIKDSPFGFLQSLHKQIALIIAEKGKAAALGTSILIIVSMNVVGNGFKYLAQFFMNFVRTKVIEDIRHETFSKISKLQIAYFEGKRKGDIMTRLTSDLLLIESSIVITLESLIRDPITIIAFIFLMLKSSPQLTLIIFILLPVTAIIIAQIGKSLRKDSQKTQEKLSWLTSVIDEFTSGIRIIKAFNAENYINKIFGTYNKKYSYHSRMAQNKQRSIPLISESLGVVTMGIFLLIGGKMVIDGQLQQSLLFTFIFFFQQIMQPAKKISSAYSSIMKGIVSGERLFGLMDSPLLIKDKENPIAVTDFKSDISFEDVSFAYSKEKVLKNINFKIPKGKIYAIVGKSGSGKTTLVELILRFYDVSSGEITLDGTDIRDIKLFDLRNLNAIVTQDPILFNDNIHNNISFGIKSSKEDVIKAAKAANAHDFIMETENGYQTFIGDRGTLLSGGQRQRLSIARAILRNPPILLLDEATSSLDTSSENLVQDALNKLMKKRTSIVIAHRLSTIQNADKIIVLEKGEIVETGTHKKLISQEGAYKKLYDLQQLTSNKKGNE; translated from the coding sequence GTGAAATTCTTCTTACGCATATTAGGTTACGCAAAACCATACAAGTGGACAATTGTTCTGCATACTTTGTTTATGCTTGTTGCAGTAACTTTTCTTGCCGTATCAATCGCATTTTTGGATACAATAATAAAATTACTTTTTTCAGACGGAAGTAATATTGCAGTTGAAACAATAAAAGATTCTCCTTTTGGATTTTTGCAATCACTTCATAAACAAATAGCATTAATAATTGCCGAAAAAGGCAAAGCTGCTGCATTAGGAACTTCAATTTTAATAATTGTTTCAATGAATGTTGTAGGAAACGGATTTAAATATCTTGCACAATTTTTTATGAATTTTGTTAGAACAAAAGTCATTGAAGACATCAGACATGAAACATTTTCAAAAATCAGCAAATTACAAATTGCATATTTTGAAGGTAAAAGAAAAGGCGATATCATGACAAGGCTTACCAGCGACCTTTTACTTATTGAATCGTCAATTGTTATCACACTCGAATCCCTTATACGTGACCCGATTACAATTATTGCTTTTATTTTTTTAATGCTTAAATCTTCACCTCAACTCACATTAATTATTTTCATTCTTCTTCCAGTTACAGCAATTATTATTGCACAAATTGGAAAATCACTTAGAAAAGATTCACAAAAAACACAGGAAAAACTTTCGTGGTTAACAAGTGTAATAGATGAATTTACATCAGGAATACGAATAATAAAAGCATTTAATGCTGAAAATTACATCAACAAAATATTTGGTACTTATAACAAAAAATACAGTTACCATTCCAGAATGGCTCAAAACAAGCAACGCTCAATACCTCTTATTTCGGAATCACTTGGTGTGGTTACTATGGGAATTTTTCTCCTTATTGGTGGCAAAATGGTTATTGACGGGCAGTTGCAACAATCATTATTATTTACATTTATATTTTTCTTTCAACAAATAATGCAGCCCGCAAAAAAAATATCATCCGCATACAGTAGTATAATGAAAGGTATTGTATCAGGTGAAAGATTGTTTGGTCTTATGGATTCGCCTTTGTTAATTAAAGATAAAGAAAATCCAATAGCAGTTACTGATTTTAAATCCGACATTAGTTTTGAAGATGTGTCATTTGCCTACTCAAAAGAGAAAGTTCTTAAAAATATTAATTTTAAAATTCCAAAAGGAAAAATATATGCTATTGTAGGGAAATCAGGAAGCGGCAAAACTACACTAGTTGAACTAATTCTTAGATTTTATGATGTTTCAAGCGGAGAAATAACCCTTGACGGCACAGACATCAGGGATATAAAATTATTTGATTTACGAAATTTAAACGCCATAGTAACTCAAGATCCAATTCTGTTTAATGACAACATTCACAACAATATATCTTTTGGCATAAAAAGTTCAAAAGAGGATGTAATTAAAGCTGCCAAAGCTGCTAATGCTCATGATTTTATCATGGAAACAGAAAATGGATACCAAACATTTATAGGCGACAGAGGCACTTTGCTATCGGGAGGACAACGACAAAGATTAAGTATTGCAAGAGCAATTTTACGAAATCCGCCAATACTTCTCCTCGATGAAGCAACATCTTCACTCGACACTTCTTCCGAAAATTTGGTTCAGGATGCTTTAAATAAATTAATGAAAAAAAGAACAAGCATTGTAATTGCACACCGACTAAGTACAATTCAAAATGCTGACAAAATAATTGTTCTTGAAAAAGGAGAAATCGTTGAAACAGGAACTCATAAAAAGTTGATTTCACAAGAAGGAGCTTATAAAAAGCTTTACGATTTACAGCAGTTGACTAGTAATAAAAAGGGGAATGAGTGA
- the rbfA gene encoding 30S ribosome-binding factor RbfA, whose translation MSTRRQEKFARLIQRELGDLFLKEGKKIFGDAMISVTKVLVSPDLGYAKIYLNFINVKNTDEVIELVQNHAGEIRFNLGKRIRNQARKIPELSFFYDDTLDYVEKMDKLFKDINKN comes from the coding sequence ATGAGTACAAGACGACAAGAGAAGTTTGCAAGACTTATTCAACGAGAACTGGGAGATTTATTTCTTAAAGAAGGTAAAAAGATATTTGGAGATGCTATGATAAGCGTTACAAAAGTTTTAGTATCACCTGATCTTGGATATGCTAAAATTTATTTGAATTTTATCAATGTTAAAAATACCGATGAAGTTATTGAACTTGTTCAAAATCATGCAGGTGAAATACGCTTTAATTTAGGAAAAAGGATAAGAAATCAGGCAAGGAAAATTCCTGAATTATCTTTTTTCTATGATGATACATTAGATTACGTTGAAAAAATGGATAAACTTTTTAAGGATATTAATAAGAATTAA